A part of Cannabis sativa cultivar Pink pepper isolate KNU-18-1 chromosome 6, ASM2916894v1, whole genome shotgun sequence genomic DNA contains:
- the LOC115695029 gene encoding uncharacterized protein LOC115695029 — translation MLAAQSKQKGYANPKCWDIDFQIGDMVFLRILPMKGIKLFGEKGKLNPRFIGPFEILVRIWQAMYRLAMPPVLGHKLRMYVSDSSHILSDEALGHKPGSSYEEHVGRCFTRI, via the coding sequence atgctcgcggctcagagcaAACAGAAGGGTTATGCTAATCCAAAGTGTTGGGATATTGATTTTCAGATCGGTGatatggtatttctccgaatattGCCGATGAAAGGCATTAAACTCTTTGGTGAGAAAGGAAAGCTTAACccaaggttcattggaccttttgaaatcctcgTGAGGATATGGCAAGCAatgtacaggttggctatgcccccagtgCTGGGACATAAGCTTCGGATGTATGTCTCAGATTCGTCGCATATCCTGAGTGATGAAGCATTGGGACATAAGCCAGGTTCGTCATATGAGGAACATGTTGGAagatgttttaccaggatctag